In Aegilops tauschii subsp. strangulata cultivar AL8/78 chromosome 3, Aet v6.0, whole genome shotgun sequence, one genomic interval encodes:
- the LOC141042860 gene encoding uncharacterized protein: MLWYIRTTATKPTGETPFFLFYGAKAVLPFKIKHGSPRVLAFDEARQDAALGTDLVLGKEARRQASHRAARYQQALRRYHSRNICSWSLEVGDLILRWVLSREGLHKLSPMWEGPFRVARVSRPGAARLETEDGVPMPNAWNIQHLCMFYP, translated from the coding sequence ATGTTGTGGTACATCCGCACCACCGCGACTAAGCCCACTGGCGAAACTCCATTCTTCCTCTTCTACGGGGCTAAGGCGGTCCTTCCGTTCAAGATCAAGCATGGTTCCCCGCGAGTCTTGGCATTCGACGAGGCACGCCAGGATGCCGCACTTGGAACTGATCTCGTGCTCGGCAAGGAGGCCCGTCGCCAAGCTTCCCACCGTGCTGCGAGGTACCAGCAGGCCCTACGGCGTTACCACAGCCGCAACATCTGCTCCTGGTCACTCGAAGTCGGAGACCTCATCCTAAGGTGGGTCCTCTCCAGGGAGGGCCTtcacaagctctcgcccatgtgggagggcccgttcagggtcgccCGCGTCTCCAgacctggcgccgcgcgcctggagacggaGGACGGGGTCCCCATGCCGAATgcttggaacatccagcacctctgcATGTTCtacccgtga